TGGACATCATAGGAAGATAAACCTTCTGTCAGAGTAGAATCCAACTAGTCCATTGACCACACTCCAGTTTACCTCAATGGACTTGGCTGTGTTCCCTTTTCAAATACCACTTGAGATGGTGAAGGAAGCAATGAAGAGTGACAAAGTCAGTGTGTGGCTTTGGGAAAGCCCCAGAGTGCTGCTGAGTGGAGAGTTGGTGGTGAAGATGGCTTCTGTTTGGTTCCAGGGCATCGGTAAGTTACAGATGTTTCCCTCACAGCAGGCTGTGCACACCTTGATGGAAAGATACACATCATAAACAATGTTTAGGACCACAGCACAGGTAATGTGCTGAAACAGCATGTAGGCTTATCTGTTGCTGTCtggataaagataaagataaagaaaaataggtttttattgtcattgtagtgaacaacgaaattccgtttggcagctctcggctagccagcagcagtgtataatagtaataataataataacaacaatgtacaagataaaaatatacaaaaggaataaaaaactttactatgtacagcattttaaatttgtgcaatcagtgcagtgtaaacatttgttcagTGTAAAAGAGTGTAAAAGAGAAGTTGTTTAAAACTTTACTTATATCATCACATATAATCATACACAGCAAAATATGAGAGGGAGACTAAATTGTTGTCCTCTTCATATGGCAAAGCACAAGAAATCCTCAGACTACTGCGGTACATGAACCCTGTCCCCAAATACTCTTTGAACAGTCCCTAAGTTTGACTGAATTCACATTACAGATGTCAAATTGAATTTATGACCAGTGCTGTGATAACCACAACCTCTATCCCATATGCCTCCATTTTGTTTTGGTGGGGACAGATATTAAAACCTTGTAATAAGTAATAGGTAATTCAATTTCCCATACTGCCCACCTTGATTCCTTCATGGCCCATTTCAGTGCATCCTGTGGAAAGACAGTCCTCCAGGGCCACACAGCGTTTGGTCACTGACACACTGTCTCCCTCCACATCTATCGTGTGCCGTGTGTAGCAGTATTTGGCTTCTAGAAAACATAGAAATTCAAGCACAAACATGTACCTTTATAAGggtgggagcagagctggttgatATGGCCTAAAACATATACCCCGCTATAATTTTTAAGCACAGACAGTACGGTTATATTTCGGTACATTTGTTTATCctaaaatatcaatatgaaTGCTTTTAAAGGGGCAGAGCACCGGTGTGGTGATCATTTCAATCACAATGAAGTCAGTGCAAGCcctcaaaaatactttttttattgtcatctatagtggtaTTTTCCAGAAAACATGCAATTCAATTGATTAGAGATTACAtgattgtatttatattcaaatattttatttgattaaaaaacatcttggcATTAGTAGTTTGGAAGAAAACTtgcttccttctgctctgacaatgttccccaactctgaggagtgttttttccagcaggacaatgctccatgCCACACAGCTTCACTGACCTGGGTCAGTGAAGGTGTGGATGAAGGACCACCAGATCAGGACCCTGTCATGGCCAGCCCAATCTCCAGACCTGAATCCCATTGAAAACCTCTGGAATgtgatcaagaggaagatggatggtcacAAGCCATCAAACAAAGCCGAGCTGCTTGAATTTTTGCACCAGAAGTGGCATAAAGTCACCCAACAGCAATTTCGAAAGACTGATGGAGAGCATGCCAAGACGCATGAAAGCTGTGATTGTAAATCAAGGTTATTCCACCAAATATTAATTTCTGAACTCTTCCTaagttaaaacattagtattgtgttgtttaaaaatgaatatgaactggttttctttgcattattcgagatctgaaaacactgcatcttttttgttattttgaccagttgtcattttctgcaaataaatgttcgaaatgacaatatttttatttgaaatttgggagaaatgttgtcagtagtttatagaataaaagaaaaaatgtcattttactcaaacacataccaataaatagtaaaaccagagaaactatttttttcccagagctgtatagtatatatattaatattaagttAAATGCAGCCAAATATACactaataaacacatatacTAATAATGATGTTGTAGTTGGTAAACAGTTCTGTATTTAAGGCATGTTTATTTCCCACTGAAGTCTTTTTTCAGGTTCttgttgttctgtgtttgaTCTGGCCGGCTTTAGCTGAATGCATGTCAAACTTTGGTTTTAGGACAAATACAGTGTCATTCACTGACATTTTAcctaaatacattaaatgtacCCTGTGAAGTTTGTGACCACTGGTGGCAGAAGGAGCCATGTTTTTCATACCAAAGATACCAGCCAGCAATCAAACAATGCAGTTTTAAAGATATAGAGAACAAAAaggttttgcaaatgttttatgaggactGAAATGCCTTCAACACATTGTTGAGGCCCAAGGATAAACActgttttggtgagaaacactcAAACTGTATTTAAACACCACAATATACTTTCAAAGCCAGTCTATGTAATTTAACATAGTGTAGTTCAGGTAAAGCCGATTAACTCAGTCAGTAAAGTCAGTTACAGCAATATCTTACTAACATTTAACATCCAATGGTACTGGTAATACAACTAGCAAAACTTGTGTGTATTTAACTGAGCAAGGTTGCGATTTACTATCCTGACCTACCAGATGGCTTGTTACACAGAACACTGAGAAGcttcattggaaactgtttgcaAAAGGGATTGGCTGAACCATCCGTTAATCAAAAGATCTGTGTTGTCACAAACAGCTAAGCCCGCCCCTAGCAACCAGTAGCTCCTCCCAGGACTCTTATTGGTCTGTGATCTGGCTCACAAGACTCAAACACATTACTTTAAACCTGACGATGGATTTCTTGTTAGATATGATCCTCAGATTATTGCATGGTCTCTAGACATGGATACAATCCAGCTGCAGTGCAAGGTAAGAGTGTTACTGcttatgaattcaacttttcattttacagaaaagTCACATGGTCTAACTTTAAGATAAAAATGTGATGCAGACATTACTGGATACATGTTGCCAGGTTACTCTTACCACGAGGGCAGTACACATCAGGCGCCCAGCGATTGCACTCAAAGTTGTCTCGTGCATCTTCACAGGTGAAGCACTTGAATCCACCAGGAAATGGAGTGGCTGGGGAAAAACATAACCATCACATCCAATGAACAAATCCTAATCAACATTGAGCACTTAACATACTTCCTCTCTTAGGAAATGGAATTAATCAAACACATGGTTTCGTGCTTTGCTAGGCATATCAAGCTTTTAATGCCCCGTATCACAGATCTTGATATATTGCATCCACTTGCTTCTTTACAATAATATGCATCACCTCTAAATTCACTTCCCATTCAGACTGAACACCATTAAGACAGATCAAAGTAGATATATACGTTTGGCAAAGTACATTTCAGTCACAGTTCAATGCTAGACAGCACAAAGCAAACTAATAAAGTCAGAAGCTTCACCATCCAATGACTGCAAACCTCATCAAATGATGGTAGTGACTGAAAGATGGTCTTCCCTTTGTGCTGTTCCAGAGGGTATATAACTACATTTCATTAATGCACCAAAACAAGACAGGTCATTAGACACCGCGCTCAACATGGCCCTCTATCTCATCCTCCAGCATCTGGACTCTTCAAGAACCTTCGCCAGGATCCTGATGTTCTCTCCCAGCTGCACGTACCCGGCTCCACCTGAAGGtggaagttgttttttgttttgtctgattcTTTAAATGCGGTAGCTGCTGTGTCACATCCACTACTAAACAATGTGACCTTTTAAGATGTAGGGAAAAGTGGAATTGACAGTGACTTAGTGATCATATAAACgtttacattttcagtattcATTTCTATCACTGTAAAAATTCACACTGCCACACTGTCTGATTTGTGGAGCTGTGTGTTGACGTTGTGTCATTTTGCAGCAGATGACAATATGCTTTCCTGGAGaaatgccttttttctttttatttgatgaGCTGTTGTTGTCTTACTTCACTGTGATTGGCTCGGCTGTTTCAAAGCAATGTGACCAGTCATGTGACTGGCtgagagtgtttttatttaatcagcAAACCCTCTGATCTATATTACACTTCATTGTGTAatagcaggcttaagaccttcctgagcaggcttaagaccttcctttttgatagcgcttatagttagggctggttcaggttcaccttggtccagcccctagatatgctgctatatgcctagacagccgggggactacttagaatacactgagctcctctctcctcttctctcactccctctttatgtattaatctcctatttatgcacattactgattttgcttcttccccggagttcttgtgctttctcgcctcgcaggttcccaggaatcggggttatatttggactgtcatcgtgccacctgctgaggccctgctgacacccactactactaccactatcattattagtcacattactattattattgcctgtactattacacttattgacttgcttctaccctggagtctttgtgctttctcgcttcgcaggcttctataaatcgtggctgtacctggaccgtggttgtgcatcctgctacggccctgctgacaccgactgctaccaccattattattactagtcacattactattactattacctgtaccattaagcattttagctttacttccaccctgaagccctttttgctttctcgttctgcaagtttccatgaatcgttgtggtacctggaccgtagtcgtgcctcctgctgtgagccgactgacacccactgctacttcgattattattattaatcacattactatccctattttcataattataattctactataataattgctgctgttattataagtagtcttatcatatgaatcatttatgtcatatacattgaatgtgttgtatctctgttatgctgttcattctgtacacatgacatctattgcattctgtccatcctgggagaaggatccctcctctgtcgttctcccataggtttcttccttttttctccctgttaaaggggttttttaggggagtttttcctgtgccgatgtgagggaaggacagaggatgtcgcatgtgtacagattgtaaagccctctgaggcaaatttgtaatttgtgattctgggctatacaaaataaactgaattgaattgaattgaatcgtGCCGTTTTGTACTTTGTGCTGCTTTTACATGTTTAGCTATGACTATCACCTACATGAATTAGATTAGCCACCCCCCACTACCTCCCATGGGATAGCTGACAGACAACTTCCATCAGCAGAACAAAGCCTGCCATGTTGGATCTCTCATTGGCAAGAGCGTGAGCCTGCATTACCTCCCAGGACCACTGAAAGTCTTTTATTAGCTTCAGATATGGATGTAttgtggcttttctttttcaggttCAAAAGGGCTGTATAAACCAAAGAAACCCTTTAAATTACAGTTGTattcaaatgaatgatgaattgatgatggtgatgatgatgaaacataaaatgtgggttcacttaaaaaaaatccaactaTATTCTATCAGAATTCTGAAGGTgtaaaacagaacagaatagtATTCCAACCAAATGATGAGGTTTTTAGTGTAATTGACATCAACTCTGGGATTAATTGCATTTTAACCAACAAATCACaaagtgcaacaacaacaaaagctaGTCAGTGGATTTGGGATTAAACTGTACTTCACTATATATCCAAGGTGAAGAATGACTATCATTTTATATGTCTGACCTAACAACTAAATTATTTACAGACGCATTAAACCAATAAATACACAGGCAACTATTTACAATAGTGATAGAACACCTTTAAGGCCCTCAGACAAGCATTTTTGCTGAATATCACCTCTTAGCCAACAGTAAGTCCTGCAGAAGTAGGACACTCGTCGGAGCTGTctcacaaaatgaacacaagcTGATAGAAGTATAGTAATATATATCCACACAGTGCAACATTTGCACTGTGTGGCTATATATTAGACGGAGTACAAATGGTTATCTTCCTAGCATTACTGAGCAAGCATAaatccttgtttttaaaagttacagTTTTCTTTTCCCACTGAAACAAAAATCAGTGTCATCACAATCAGTGTGTTCAGATAAGTCCACTCTGGGCTACTTTTGAATAGCACAGTTTTGGGGCGAAATCATAGAGGCCTAGTGTGGACAGATGGTCGCCAGTTGGTGTGGACATGAGCTTTGTTCTCTATGTAAGTGCATTTGGATGCTCTTCTTGCTCATCCTTatgtagtggtagtagtaataataattgtagtagtatcagtagtagtagtagtagtagtagtagtagtagtagtagtagtagtagtaatagcaCTCTAATTGTAATGATCTATTGGTCTGGAGGGCTAACAGTAGTGAGGCAGTGTTTCAAAGTAGACACACTTACTTGAGGGGTGGAGGTGTATGATGTCTTGTTCAGAAAAGTCTCTGGTGTGGGCGGTGTTCAGAAGGTCTGGGATGACGGTCAGCAGTAGGACCCAGGCCACTGCAGGCCAGGGCTCCATTGCTGGTTGCTATGGTTTCACACATGCAGCTTTCTCAGGTCAACCAAATACCTGtgaagtaaaacattaaaacagggATCTTTAGGTCATGGCTGTAGTGTATCCGGtctttaaatcaatcaatcattgaGTAATTCACACATGATCTCTGGTATATCTGGTCATTGCTGTGGTTTTTCTGCACTGTGACTCTTTTGTCTCTCGATTAAGCAATCAGGGCTATTGTTGCTCATGGCACTGCCCATAgaatatgttgttgttgttgtgttatgGCATGTTATCAGAGATAAAGAGAAGTACCCTTCACCTTATTTTTAAGAATAGGTAACGAGTTCTGTAAAAGTAAAGAACTTAAAattcaaatgttgaaaatgtttttggaatCCCCAGCCCCAGTGTAGGGTAACTAGTTTAGTAGTCTAGTAACTCGTAACTTgagcagcaacagtaatgtttaAAACAGCAAAGTCACAATAGAAAGGCATtcatatctcactggaaactaATCTAAATTGTCTATAAAATTCCTATTATTTCTGAGTGAAGAtataaatgatgaagaaaacagagacaTCAGTCAGTAACAGTCTTCCCCCCTGTCCACCtatcctctctccttctgtcctcctctcctcatttcctctgtACTGCTATCCTCTGTTCTCCTATCCTGTCTTCCTGTCCTCTTTTCTcctatcctctctcctcctatcCTGTCCTCCCgtcctctgtcctcctatcctctgtcctcctatCCTGTCCtcctatcctctgtcctcccatCCTGTCCtcctatcctctgtcctcctatcctctgtcctcctatcctgtcctcctgtcctctgtcctcctatcttctgtcctcctgtctgctttgtctcagccaaCAGAGAAGGTTtccaacaacaaactaaagtaAAGAGACTACAGACAGTCAGCTTCTGTTTCAGATTGTTTGTAACAATGTGCTATCATCTGAGCTAGCGTGCTGTACTTGTGTAAACATAGCGGCGGTGGATGAGAGACTTCAGACAGAGCagattgaattaggtttcacttttgtttacatgtctgtGCTCAGGGACagaacacatacagtatatatgacTCGTACtgaacaatatgttttttttttttaaatcagaaggGTTTCTAGTCATTCAGTTTCCAATGAGATCTTTATCTAATAATTTGCCCAGTAATGCCTTGCtcatttcttctgttttgtgcGCAGATCGATGTGTAAGGCCTAGCTCATTTCTGCTGAAATGGATTAGTAATGCCTTCAAAAGTCAAATAGGGGAAGCTCAAAGAATGAATCATTCCCTATGACATGATAGGAGTGTATAAAAATATCATTCCACTTGTGTATGTTTTGAGCAAGTTGTACATAAAGTAGCACATGTgtggtaacaaaaaaaaacaagttcctATTCTTGTTAAAGTTCATAAATGAATTAGAATCCGAGTTAAAACGCAGTGACTGCGTGTGCCTTTCACTGTTTTCCGAATGTTTAATGCCGGCGAAGTGATGTTTTTGACATTGTAAACTAAATATGTTCATCCATATTCGTGTATCAGGGTATAACCCTTGTTGtacagatgtattgataaagtattggctttttactTGCAAATGTTTTGCAGTAATAGAGATGAGCGAGTAATCATTGCTTCAGCTGGTTCACCTCACTGTCAGCACCACAGCCTGTATGCTGACTAtgttccatgtgtgtgtgtagttggaggagctgCGGCCCCAACCATGACCTGAGAACAGTTTCGATGTGCACTGATGAGCGTGATAATATCTtacatcaaaacataaaaaataagcACCAGTAACATGGGGCTTAAAACTTATTACTCTGGGGGCCCATTTAAGAGGGTTCAGTCCCATCCCCTACCTTTAGctaaccaaaaacacagaagGCTCTCTTTAGAGTTAGTGTTAattttgtccgttctgggctgaTGTAGAAACATGTCTATGCATCATGGAGGACTCTTTGGAAGAGGCCCTGTGCCCTATGTCGATATAAATGGCTCTTTTCtgccaaaaacacaattatacaTAGTTTCAGGTCAATAAAAACTAGTGAAGACATAGTTATGACTATTacattccatttctgccaataaatccccatAAAtattacacactgttcctttaatcaGGTTCTCACGAAAGGCACTGCAACAAATTTGTCCAAAGGGTTACATTTAGGTCCCCAAATTGACTTGAAGACAGGCTCGCTTAGCGCAACTGTTGTAGCTCTGTTGTAGCTCAGTTGAAAACTGCTGGGCATTAGTGAGCCTTTAAAGAAATTTTAGTGACAATTGCAAGTGACAAATTTAATTTCCCAGGATTTTAAAGACCCCCGTAATTTGGCTATTGAGGGTCTCAAGTGTCAATCAAGGGTTCTCGGACAAAAgaggaaaagtgaaaaataactGCTGCATGTCCACTTAGT
The Anoplopoma fimbria isolate UVic2021 breed Golden Eagle Sablefish chromosome 16, Afim_UVic_2022, whole genome shotgun sequence genome window above contains:
- the lypd6 gene encoding ly6/PLAUR domain-containing protein 6; the encoded protein is MEPWPAVAWVLLLTVIPDLLNTAHTRDFSEQDIIHLHPSTTPFPGGFKCFTCEDARDNFECNRWAPDVYCPREAKYCYTRHTIDVEGDSVSVTKRCVALEDCLSTGCTEMGHEGIKVCTACCEGNICNLPMPWNQTEAIFTTNSPLSSTLGLSQSHTLTLSLFIASFTISSGI